One window of the Labilibaculum sp. genome contains the following:
- a CDS encoding glycoside hydrolase family 2 TIM barrel-domain containing protein — protein MNKENAVVEATSIKIGFRTSEIKGGQLLVNGTPILLKGVNRHEHNPYFGHVVNRKNMLDDIRTMKKFNINAVRTCHYPNDPLWYELCDEYGIYLYDEANIESHGMGYEPKNTLANNPEWKSAHVERTSNMVERDKNHPSVIVWSMGNEAGTGPNFLACYKKINEIDGNRPVHYERAEKMTDVKERHTDIIGDMYRSIESVEKRWIGTDSERPFIWCEYSHAMGNSNGNFKEYWDLVRKNRQMQGGFIWDWMDQGIAKYTEKGERFWAYGGHFEPKWVYNDGNFCLNGVVDPDLTPHPALYEVKKVYQNIHFAAVNLSKGIIKVSNEQFFKNLNDYQIRWELLANGTVQKSGEFTPEGVAPQSEKEFTLDLGDLNLNEGTEYFINLFALQARKSELIPFGHVVASEQLAISKFKTPKNNLISSDLISIQENADKLSLAGKDFTASFSKKSGAVTSYKLNGYELIEDQLVPDFWRAPTDNDFGNQMPERCKIWKQAMNDASIQEFTSKQISKSEVSVHAKLQLPSIKGSIELTYTIYGDGKIDVDYSFEAKQQKLPEIPRIGLQFKLPQEFNNLTYYGRGPQENYIDRNTASFIGLYQSNAADQYFPYNRPQENGHKTDVRWLSLTNQSGLGVKIIASSEPIEFNALHYTTSDFDPGTEKLGRTTADVKEHKFVEVHIDHKMMGLGGDNSWGAKPHNPYLYYADKVYHYSFTIVPVIK, from the coding sequence ATGAACAAAGAAAATGCAGTAGTAGAAGCCACGTCGATTAAAATTGGTTTTAGAACCAGCGAAATTAAAGGAGGACAATTATTGGTAAATGGAACTCCAATCCTGTTAAAAGGAGTTAACAGACACGAACACAATCCTTATTTTGGACATGTTGTCAACAGAAAGAATATGCTGGACGATATCCGTACCATGAAAAAATTTAATATCAATGCGGTTCGTACCTGTCATTATCCTAATGATCCTCTTTGGTATGAGCTATGCGATGAATATGGAATTTATTTGTATGATGAAGCCAATATTGAATCGCACGGAATGGGTTACGAGCCAAAGAATACTTTAGCAAATAATCCGGAATGGAAATCGGCTCATGTAGAACGAACTTCAAATATGGTGGAAAGAGATAAAAACCACCCTTCGGTAATTGTTTGGAGCATGGGTAATGAAGCCGGAACGGGTCCTAATTTTCTGGCATGTTACAAAAAGATTAATGAAATCGATGGTAACCGGCCAGTACATTACGAACGTGCTGAAAAAATGACCGACGTAAAAGAAAGACATACCGATATTATTGGTGACATGTACCGTTCAATTGAAAGCGTAGAAAAAAGATGGATTGGTACAGATTCGGAACGTCCTTTTATTTGGTGTGAATATTCTCATGCCATGGGAAACAGCAACGGTAACTTTAAGGAATATTGGGATTTAGTTCGTAAAAACCGACAAATGCAAGGTGGTTTTATTTGGGATTGGATGGATCAGGGAATTGCAAAATATACTGAAAAAGGAGAGCGGTTTTGGGCATATGGCGGTCATTTTGAACCAAAATGGGTGTATAATGACGGTAATTTTTGCTTAAATGGTGTGGTAGATCCTGATTTAACCCCGCATCCCGCTTTGTACGAAGTAAAAAAAGTATATCAAAACATTCATTTTGCGGCTGTTAATCTTTCCAAGGGAATTATCAAAGTTTCAAACGAGCAATTCTTCAAAAATTTGAATGACTACCAGATTCGCTGGGAATTACTTGCAAATGGTACTGTTCAAAAATCTGGAGAATTTACTCCTGAGGGAGTTGCCCCTCAATCTGAAAAAGAATTTACTCTCGACTTGGGTGATTTAAATCTGAACGAAGGAACAGAATATTTCATCAACCTGTTTGCTTTGCAAGCCCGGAAATCAGAACTAATCCCATTCGGTCATGTTGTTGCTTCGGAACAATTGGCGATCAGTAAATTTAAGACACCTAAGAATAATCTGATTTCTTCTGATCTGATTTCAATTCAAGAGAATGCAGATAAATTAAGCCTTGCCGGCAAGGACTTTACAGCTTCATTCTCGAAAAAATCGGGTGCTGTTACTTCCTACAAATTGAATGGTTACGAATTAATCGAAGACCAGTTAGTACCGGATTTTTGGCGTGCGCCTACCGATAATGATTTCGGAAACCAAATGCCGGAACGATGTAAAATTTGGAAACAGGCCATGAATGATGCAAGTATTCAGGAATTTACATCGAAACAAATTTCTAAATCAGAAGTTTCTGTTCATGCAAAATTACAACTGCCAAGTATTAAGGGTTCGATTGAACTTACTTATACAATTTACGGAGATGGTAAAATTGATGTAGACTATAGCTTTGAAGCTAAACAGCAAAAGTTACCGGAAATTCCGCGTATTGGATTACAGTTTAAACTACCTCAGGAATTTAATAATCTTACTTATTATGGCCGTGGCCCTCAGGAAAATTATATTGACAGAAATACCGCATCGTTTATTGGATTGTATCAATCGAATGCAGCTGATCAATATTTCCCATACAACCGACCACAGGAAAACGGACATAAAACAGACGTTCGCTGGTTAAGCCTAACCAATCAATCGGGTTTGGGAGTAAAAATAATTGCTAGCAGTGAGCCTATTGAATTCAATGCACTGCACTATACTACCTCTGACTTTGATCCGGGAACAGAGAAACTTGGACGCACGACTGCTGATGTAAAGGAGCACAAATTCGTAGAAGTTCACATCGACCACAAAATGATGGGTCTTGGCGGCGACAACAGCTGGGGAGCAAAACCGCATAATCCATATCTATATTATGCAGATAAGGTATATCATTACAGCTTTACCATTGTTCCTGTAATAAAATAG
- a CDS encoding GNAT family N-acetyltransferase — MITIKSLAGIRFPELFEAFSQAFNDYEIQLDSEELKTMLHRRGFLPELSFGAFDDNKLVAFTCNGIGSFNGTKIAYDTGTGTVKEYRGQGLAGKIFNYSIPFLKEAGIFQYLLEVLQHNTKAISVYKKLGFCVSREFNYFVQKNEDIKVDSMKLNPAYAFKPIDLSQAEKQSSFCDFIPSWQNSFEAISRKPDNFTLLGVFKEEQLLAYGIFEAKSGDITQIAVEPIHRRKGIGSLLLKEMVKLNQHNSIKCINAEIECGSITEFLKSNSILVSGKQFEMIMEL, encoded by the coding sequence ATGATTACAATAAAATCTTTGGCAGGAATTCGTTTTCCTGAGCTTTTCGAAGCTTTTAGCCAGGCATTTAACGATTATGAAATACAATTAGACAGTGAGGAATTAAAAACCATGCTGCACCGCAGAGGATTCCTTCCCGAACTATCTTTTGGCGCATTTGATGACAATAAATTGGTAGCTTTTACCTGCAATGGAATCGGTTCTTTTAACGGAACTAAAATAGCCTACGATACCGGAACCGGAACTGTCAAAGAATATCGGGGACAAGGATTGGCCGGCAAAATATTCAACTACTCCATTCCATTTTTAAAAGAGGCGGGTATTTTTCAGTACTTGCTGGAGGTATTGCAGCACAATACAAAAGCAATATCAGTATATAAAAAGCTGGGCTTTTGCGTGAGCCGTGAGTTCAACTATTTCGTTCAGAAAAATGAGGACATAAAAGTTGATTCCATGAAATTAAATCCTGCCTATGCTTTTAAGCCAATCGATTTATCGCAAGCCGAAAAACAGAGTTCATTCTGCGACTTCATACCATCCTGGCAAAATAGTTTCGAAGCCATATCAAGAAAACCGGATAATTTTACTCTACTGGGAGTATTTAAGGAAGAGCAACTATTGGCTTATGGTATTTTTGAAGCTAAATCGGGCGACATTACCCAAATTGCTGTTGAACCAATACACAGACGAAAAGGCATTGGCAGCCTGCTTCTTAAAGAAATGGTGAAATTGAATCAACACAACTCCATAAAATGCATCAATGCGGAAATAGAGTGCGGATCGATTACGGAGTTTCTTAAATCAAACTCAATTTTAGTTAGCGGGAAACAGTTTGAAATGATAATGGAATTGTAA